The genome window GACCAGATCGAAGAGGGCGTTCGCCCGCGCGATGCCGTCCTCCGGCTGGCCGATCCGGCGGAGCAGAGCGCTCAGTACGCCCAGCTCGAGCGTCGCCTCGACCGCCTCAAGGCCGACCCGTTCGCACGCCGCCTGCGTCCGATTGAGCAGCCGACGGCGCCCGACGCGGTGCCCAGCGATCTGCCAGGGCTCCCTGGCGACCTTCCAGGGCTTCCCGGCCTCCCGGGTGTTCCCGGTGCAGACGAGCCGGATCCGCTGGACGTGCCCGTCGCTCCCGCAGGAGCGGTCGGGCCGGTCGGTTCGGGCCGAATCGACTCCGCCGCTGGGGCCGTCTCGCCGGTCGAGTCGGTTGATCCGCCGGTGCTGGTCGAGCGGTTCAGTGCCGGCATGGCGAGCCCGACGCTCAAGGCGATCATTCAGGACGCCGAGGCCTTGCTCGCCGATGGCCAGTTCGCCACGGCCGCCGCTCGGTTCGAGGCGGCGGCGACGTTGCTGCCGAATCAGCCGCTGGTCCAGCTGGCCACCGGCAACGCCCAACTCGCCGCCGGGTTCTACCGCCGCTCGTCGCAGACGCTGCGTGGTGCTTACGAGCGAAACCCCGAACTGGCCATGGCCCGCGTCAGTGCCAGCGACACCATCGGCGACGAGCGTGTCGACGAGCTGGTCGCCGACCTGGAACGCCTCGTCGCCGAAAAGCCCGACTCCGTCGATGCCGTCTTCCTGCTGGCGTACCTCAGCTACGGCTCGGGCGACGACGTCCGCACGCGTCGCCTGCTCGACGTCGCCGCCGACCGATCGGGCGGCGATCCGTTCTTCGCGTCGCTCAAGCGGCTCTGGCTCCCGGAAACAATGACGCCGGCATCGCCCGCCACCCGTCCCGCCGCTGAGTCGGCCGCGCCGTCGACGCGTCCGGCTTCCTGAAATCCGATCGCAAAACTATTATCCTGCCGCTCATGGCGGGTAGCAGTCAGGTGCGGGCCGAGGACATGCGGGCGGTCCTGACGACCGTCGGCGAGTGTCTTGAGCAGTGGGACGACCCCAAGGCATGGATGCACCACCTGCTCACGCAGAGCAGCGCGCTTGCCGGCACCGATCTGGCCTCGCTGATCCTCGCGACGCCGCATCCCGATCCGCTGCAGATGACGTGGCGTGACCGCGAGGTCATCGGCCTCGACGACGACGTCGCCAAGCGGTCCTTTCACGACGTCGGGACGCGCGACATCCCGGACATGCCCGGTGCCGACATCATCGGACGTGACATCCTCGCCAGCGGTGCCTCCACGCGTCGCCTCGAAGAGCTCGGCGGGCTCGATCTGTTCCACAGCACCGTCAGCTACGAGAACGTCCACGCAGCCACCGGCATGTGCGACTACGTCGCCTGCTTCCGAATGCTGCCGCAGATCGGCATGATGGCGGTCGCGACGACGTCGAAGACGAACACCCGACGCGCGATCTCGGCGCGAGGCGTAGCGGTGACGCGTCTGCTGTGGGACGAGATGCAACCGCTCATCGGCACGCGACTGGCGACGCTGGATCAACCCTCGCGGCACGGGCTCAGCCCGCGACTCGTGCAAACGCTCGACGCCTTGCTCGACGGCCTGTCCGAAAAACATGCCGCCGCCCGACTCGGCATCAGCCCGACGACCATCCACCAGTACGTCGGCACGCTCTACCGCCACTTCGGCGTGGAAAGTCGGGCCGAACTGATGAGCTACTTCATCAAGCGACAACCCGTCCGTCCGCAGTGAGGCCGATTTTGACTGGCCAGCGTCACTCGGATTCGGTGATGTTCGCAGAGTCGTCGTGGTCACCGCGCACGATCCATGTGCTGAGTTGCGTGTCGTAGATGTCGTTGAGTTCAGCGATACTCGATACAAGCCGCAGGAAGCGCGGGTTGTAGATGTCGCCGTGATCGGCAGAGATTCTGTTGTCGGTCCGGATGATCCAGAAAGGCGTGTCGTTGAACGCGTCTGGCCTGCCCGTGAGGATCAGCTTGCCGTCTTCGGCCTTAGCTCTGTGGCTTACCAGAAAGTCGATGTGCCCGTGGGCACGATTGGCCAGCTGGCTCTGCGGCGGCAGACCTTCGCCGAGACTGTCTTGAAAGGGAAGGAGGAGGTTGTTGACGATCTGGCCAAACGGATAAGCGACGCGCGTTGCCGTGTCAGCTTCTGACGTGATCGAGACAATGAGTGGGCCGACAGAGCGTCTCACACTTCCGTCTTCATGCCGAAGCTCAACCTTGATTTGGTTGCGCTTCATGAACTCGAGCAACTGGTAGACGGCCAGACCGTCCAATGCGGGGTTCTGAAGGAGCACCAGATCGACGGGAACGGGGACGCCATCTCCCCGCGATGACATGACCTTCGTTGCGATCACCGGCGCGATCGCCTTGGCGAGAATCATGCCGCCCATCGAGTGTCCCGACAGGAACACCTTCGAATCCGGTCGCATCTTGGTCGCGTCGGTGAGCCGAAAGAGCGTCTCACGCATCTGCGGCGACGCGACCCGTTCCGCGGCCGCTTTGCGACTCCAGAACGTCAAAGACTTCACCAGCGGAAACCGCGTCGTCGCACCGCGCCAGCCGATGTAGACGCCCACGACGTGATCCGGCGCAGGCGCGCCAGACATCTTGAGCTCGACAGCCAACCGCTGCATGCTGTCTC of Planctomycetota bacterium contains these proteins:
- a CDS encoding helix-turn-helix transcriptional regulator — translated: MAGSSQVRAEDMRAVLTTVGECLEQWDDPKAWMHHLLTQSSALAGTDLASLILATPHPDPLQMTWRDREVIGLDDDVAKRSFHDVGTRDIPDMPGADIIGRDILASGASTRRLEELGGLDLFHSTVSYENVHAATGMCDYVACFRMLPQIGMMAVATTSKTNTRRAISARGVAVTRLLWDEMQPLIGTRLATLDQPSRHGLSPRLVQTLDALLDGLSEKHAAARLGISPTTIHQYVGTLYRHFGVESRAELMSYFIKRQPVRPQ